One genomic segment of Flavobacteriales bacterium includes these proteins:
- a CDS encoding alpha/beta hydrolase, whose protein sequence is MKKETYVLVHSAWLGAWQWEGVANVLRAEGHNVITPDLPGHGNDKTSPAEITMENYVKTVTDILDAQEEPVILLGHSFNGITVSRAAELRPEKVKSLVYLTAFLLPNGGSFFGAVQGVEGSKAVENFRLSDDKTYAYVVEEEIQNAFAHDIPVEAFNGAKPYIVPEPSAPLMYELEITDENFGSIPKYYIECTEDRAIPIEIQRAMYQDKVEGVFTINSSHTPNISQPEKVAEILLNI, encoded by the coding sequence ATGAAAAAAGAAACTTATGTATTAGTTCATTCCGCTTGGCTAGGTGCATGGCAATGGGAAGGCGTAGCCAATGTACTTAGAGCTGAAGGACACAACGTTATTACTCCAGATCTTCCAGGTCACGGAAATGACAAAACAAGCCCTGCTGAAATTACTATGGAAAATTATGTGAAAACAGTGACTGACATTCTTGATGCTCAAGAAGAGCCAGTAATTCTATTAGGACATAGTTTCAATGGAATCACTGTAAGTAGGGCAGCAGAATTGAGACCAGAAAAAGTAAAGAGCTTAGTTTACCTAACTGCATTTTTACTTCCAAATGGCGGCTCATTCTTTGGTGCTGTACAAGGTGTTGAAGGCTCAAAAGCTGTTGAGAATTTCCGTTTATCTGATGATAAAACATATGCTTATGTTGTCGAAGAAGAAATTCAAAATGCATTTGCACATGACATTCCAGTTGAAGCATTCAATGGAGCAAAACCTTACATAGTGCCAGAACCATCTGCACCGCTTATGTATGAATTAGAAATTACAGATGAGAACTTTGGTTCAATTCCAAAGTACTATATCGAGTGTACTGAAGATAGAGCGATTCCAATCGAAATCCAACGTGCTATGTACCAAGATAAAGTAGAAGGAGTATTTACTATAAATTCAAGCCATACACCAAACATCTCACAACCAGAAAAAGTAGCTGAAATACTACTGAACATTTAA